The Mycobacterium sp. EPa45 genomic interval TCGTGCCCGAGGTTGAACCGGGCGTCGAGGAAGTCGGTGACGGGTCCGGCGAAGTCGTGACCCCAATCCAGCCAGCGCAGACGGTATCCCGGGGTGGCCAGTACCAGTGCCATGAAGGACCTGTCGACATCGACCTGCCCGCGTCGGGGCACCTCGGTACTGAATGCCTCGACGAGGACGTCGACCGCGTCACCGTCAGTGTCGGCATCGGCGAGCACGTCCAGGCTGAGCGCACCGAACTGGCGGAACAGCGGCAGGATGACGTCTTCCTTGACCGGAAAGTGTCGGTGAAACGTGCGCGGCGCGATCCCGACGGCGTCGCAAATGCGTTCCACCGTGGCTGATGTCGAACCGTCAGCCAGGAAGATGTCGCGGGCCGCCAAGGCGATGTCCAAGCGCAGTGCCTCTGCTCGTCGCTCGGTGAGCGTCGCTGGCCTGCGTTCTCCGCTCACGGTCGCCTCTCCTTGCGCGTATCGATCGTAGCTACCGCGAGCATCGCCGGTCCTCACTGCGCCGCCGCGATCTCCCGGTCATCGGGAACTGAGGCTGACTCAGGTCCCCGCGTGGCTAGCATTTAAGTCAGATTCTGCCACAGAGGCGGAATCTGACACAGCCAAGTGGCCAGCGACGCGACACGCGTTCGTCAGGCTCACCGCCGCCTATGCGACAGCCCCCGAAGGAGAAGCGATGTCGACCGCTACCGAACGAGCCGATGCGAATACAGCACCACCCGAGTCCGGGGTCGACGCCGAGGAACTGAACTACGACGACTACACCCATGATTTCATGGGGAAAGTCGGCAACATCCAGGACTTCTCGCGTGACTTCCTCCTCGGCCTCGCCCGCGTCTTCGAGGACGTCCTGAACTTCATGCCATATGCCCACGTCAGGATTTACTCCGAGAAGGTGGGCATCAACGCCGCCATGGATGTGGCTGCCGAGGTCTCGCGGGCGGGTATGCGACAGGTCATGCCGATGGGGCGGTTCATCGCACCGCCCGGCTGGGACTGGAAAGACGCACAGTATCAGGCCATCCCGTTCGATGTGCAGACTGAGGACTTGACCAAGCCGGCATTGATACGGCTCATCAAGACCTACTGGGACCAATACCTCAAGGGGCACAACTACTTCATCGATCAGTGGACGAAGATCATCCCCGAGGAGGAGGTCTGGCTCGGCCTGCCGGACATGTACCAGCTGATCATCGACTACCAGTACCCGAAGCTTGCGGAAGTTTTCAAGATCGACCCGGTCCACGTCGTGGATTTCCTCAAGCTGGCGGTACTGAGCATCGATGGCACGCTGGGTTACGGCGGCGAGTACATCGTCTACAACCCTGACCACGTGGTACTGAACATGCGCAGATGTGAAGTGCTGCAGAAGTACACCGACGAGGGGCTTTACCCGCCAGCTCGGGCGTGGATGAATTGCACGTTCGAGCAGCGCATCTCGGCTCCGTTCTTTCCCGGCTGCAACCTCGCAATCAATCTGCCACCCAAGGACTTCAAGTTCGCGCAGGGGGAGCCGTTCTGTGTGTGGACCTACACCCGTGGCGAAGAGAACCACGCGGCCGCCGAGGCTGCACCGGACCCGCGCGCAACGGCTATGACGCGAATCCCACTGATGGATGTGACGGTCAAGGAATAGGCCTGGGCTCAGTTGTCGAACACGTCGAGTGTTCCGACGTATCCACGGTTGGTTTTGACTCGCTCGGCCAGGCACCAGGATCCATCCGGGCGGCGGCGCCAAGTGTCCCGGTAATCGCCGATCGTATAGAAGCGCGTGGTCGGCGTGTTGGCCGAGTCGAGGTGCACATCACGGATGTACGCGCGACTGACGGCGCTATCTCCTTGGACGTCGACGAGGACGTTGCCGAGCAGGTGCTGGGTCGCGCCACAGTTGTCGAGGTACCCACGTATCAACCCGATGATGGCTGGAGCACCCACCAACCGTCCGGTGCCGAAATCGCCTTGCGCGTCGTCGGCGAGAATCTCCGCCATCGTCGTCCAATCGCGGTCGTCCATAGCGCGTGCGAACAGTATCAGCGCCCGCTCGATGGCACGTTCATCACGCAACTGCGTCAGGAAATCTGAATCCACGCGTTCGATTATGCGAACTCAAAGGCGCTCACCGGCGCGTCATCCGGGTAACTCGTCGGTCCGCCGAGGTCGTAGGCGGCGTTGAGGGCCCCGATGAACTGCGCATCGTGCAACGGCTCGCCCGGCACGTCGAGCGTGATGCCTTTGCCCTTCAGATCGTCGACCATCATGCCGATCGCACGCTCGATCGTGATGTCGTCGGTGCCGTCCATGTTCTTGCGTAGTTCGTCGAGGTCGCTGAAGACTTCCGCCGACCAGTGCACGAGGAAGCGCAACTCGCCGGTGTGGTGACGGGCGATGACATCCTCGCCGTTCTTCAGCAGCCACTGATCGCGATCGGCGGGATCACCGCTGAAGACGGTGTCGAACGCCAGACCGGGCGGAATCTGTTGATCCAGTGGGCCGTTGGCCTCACCGCGATGCACCATCATCTCGTTCTGCACGACGACGCCACGGTTGTTGATGGGTGGTAGGACCCGCGCGGGTGGTTTGAGGGGACCGTCGGGCCAGTAGGTGAAGCCCGAGCTCTCATCGAGGGAAAACCAGGTGATGACCTGCGCCATCTTGATCAGATAGTCGGTGAACAGACCTGACTTGCCCATCACGCTGCACAACCAGGTCGGGGCGTTCTCATGGCGCACGCCGCGGAAGCTGGGTGAGTCCAGATGCCCGGGGTCGCGGTTGGCGCACGGCCCGTTGATGTTGAACAGCATCATCTCTGGCTTGGCGTACTGGGCATTCCAGTATTTCTTTGCGTGCTCGATGAAGTCGGCGTTGTAGAAGCAGTCGTGCAGCTCGGGGTACAGGACGGTGCCGTAGTTGGCCAGATAGCCGCGGAATGTCGGAGTGAGGAACAGGTCCAGCGACGGGGTGAACCCCTCGGGAAACGCACCGCTCATCGTGGCCATCAATTCGTCGGCTGAGGCGAAGTGCTGAGCGATGATGAGTTTCCACGGACCCTCACGGTGGACGACGTCGAGCAGGCGCTGCCGCTGATCCGCGGTGTAGACGTCGCTGATCTCGCGTGGCGGGGCCACCGGGCGCAGAATGTCCGATAGTTCCAGACGCTGCTCATCAGTCAGCATGGTGCTCTCCTTCGGTGGTGAGGTATTCGATTGTGGGCAAGGCCCGCTCGGATGGCGTGATCGGCGTCCGTTGATCGGGAGATTCGCTGACGAGGTGGGTGAATTTGGTGCGCAGCAATGCGCCGATTTCCGCAACGGCCAACCGCCCGCGCGCCGTGGTGTCGGACCGCATCATAAATCCGTGATACATGCCGGGATAGCGAGTAATCGTCGTCTGCACACCGGCCTCGCGCAGCCGGCCCGCGTAGCGTTCCCCCCAGTCCCGAATCGGGTCGCACTCTGCGGTGACCACGACGGCCGGCGGCAGACCGGCCAGATCGGCTGCATAGGCCGGGATTTGGTAGGGATCATGAGGTGACCCGGCTCCGCGATCGGCCAATTCGTGCATGTACAGGATGTCGTCGTGGCGCAGCATGGGCGCATCCGGCATCGAGGTGATCGAGGCTGCGCCCATGTCTCTGTCCAGGCCCGGGTAGAGCAACACCTGCGCGCAGATTCTGGGCCCGCGGTGGTCGCGAGCCGCCAGCGCGACGGCGGCGGCCAGCGAACCGCCGGCGCTGTCGCCCACGACCGCGACGCGGCCGCCATCGAGACCGAGGGTGTCAGCCTGGGCGGCAACCCATTCGGTGGCGGCGTAGGCATCGTCGAACTGAGCCGGCGGTGGCGACTCTGGTGCCAGCCGGTACTCGACGGCGACCACCACCGCACCGGAGGCCTGGGCGAGCTCGCGCGCGAGGGGTTCGAACGAGTGATTGCTTCCCATCACCAGGCCGCCGCCGTGGAAGTACACCACCACCGGCGGGTGCGGCTCGGTGGTGGGCCGGTAGAGGCGCAGCGGAACCGGTCCTGCCGGGCCGGGTGCCGTCAAGTCCTCGATGCCGGCCATCGACGGCATGTCAGGGTGTGGTGCTGCCTCGAGCCCCGCGCGCACCGCGGCCAAGCCCCGGGTACGCATCGGGGCTATGTCACCGAAGGATGCGATGCGCTCGGCGGCATCCGAATCGAGTTGTGGCAGGCGCATGTTCAGTCCCAGCCTGGATCGAAACGCCGTTCGGTACGCAACCGCGGCGCCTCTTGGGTGGTCAACACGCGGGCCC includes:
- a CDS encoding TetR/AcrR family transcriptional regulator, giving the protein MSGERRPATLTERRAEALRLDIALAARDIFLADGSTSATVERICDAVGIAPRTFHRHFPVKEDVILPLFRQFGALSLDVLADADTDGDAVDVLVEAFSTEVPRRGQVDVDRSFMALVLATPGYRLRWLDWGHDFAGPVTDFLDARFNLGHDPFTRELPAQLVIQACRHAYVYWVEHGDFNDLRAALRTAMQMIVGALSPLP
- a CDS encoding nuclear transport factor 2 family protein, yielding MDSDFLTQLRDERAIERALILFARAMDDRDWTTMAEILADDAQGDFGTGRLVGAPAIIGLIRGYLDNCGATQHLLGNVLVDVQGDSAVSRAYIRDVHLDSANTPTTRFYTIGDYRDTWRRRPDGSWCLAERVKTNRGYVGTLDVFDN
- a CDS encoding alpha/beta hydrolase codes for the protein MRLPQLDSDAAERIASFGDIAPMRTRGLAAVRAGLEAAPHPDMPSMAGIEDLTAPGPAGPVPLRLYRPTTEPHPPVVVYFHGGGLVMGSNHSFEPLARELAQASGAVVVAVEYRLAPESPPPAQFDDAYAATEWVAAQADTLGLDGGRVAVVGDSAGGSLAAAVALAARDHRGPRICAQVLLYPGLDRDMGAASITSMPDAPMLRHDDILYMHELADRGAGSPHDPYQIPAYAADLAGLPPAVVVTAECDPIRDWGERYAGRLREAGVQTTITRYPGMYHGFMMRSDTTARGRLAVAEIGALLRTKFTHLVSESPDQRTPITPSERALPTIEYLTTEGEHHAD